A window of Hypanus sabinus isolate sHypSab1 chromosome X2 unlocalized genomic scaffold, sHypSab1.hap1 SUPER_X2_unloc_4, whole genome shotgun sequence contains these coding sequences:
- the LOC132385899 gene encoding gastrula zinc finger protein XlCGF8.2DB-like, with product MSFTCLDCGKGFTRSSTLQRHQRVHTGERPFTCSECGKGFSDSSKLVRHYRVHTGERPFTCSECGKGFARSSQLTEHQRVHTGEKPFSCFQCGKGFTQSSHLKVHQRIHTGEKPFSCSECGKGFADSFSLVKHCRIHTGEKPFTCCECGKGFTDSSHLVKHCRIHTGEKPFTCSECGKGFTQSSHLNVHQRIHTGEKPFSCSECGKGFADSYTLVKHNRIHTGEKPFTCCECGKGFTDSSHLVKHCRIHTGEKPFTCCECGKGFTASSNLVRHSRIHTGEKPFTCLDCGKGFTRSSGLKVHQRVHTGRCQSPVLIVGMNSLRYLN from the coding sequence ATgtcgttcacctgcttagactgtgggaagggattcactcgttcatccacactacagagacaccagcgagttcacaccggggagaggccattcacttgctctgaatgtgggaagggattcagtgacTCATCCAAACTTGTGAGAcactaccgagttcacactggggagaggccgttcacttgctctgaatgtgggaaaggatttgctcggtcatctcaactgactgaacatcagcgagttcacactggggagaaaccgttcagctgctTTCAATGTGGCAAGGGGTTCACCCAGTCATCTCAtctgaaagtacatcagcgaattcacactggggagaaaccgttcagctgctctgaatgtgggaagggattcgctgatTCATTCTCCCTTGTGAAGCActgccgaattcacactggggagaagccattcacgtgctgtgaatgtgggaagggattcactgactcatcccaccttgtgaagcactgccgaattcacactggggagaagccattcacatgctctgaatgtgggaagggattcactcagtcgtctCATCTGAatgtacatcagcgaattcacactggggagaaaccgttcagctgctctgaatgtgggaagggattcgctgatTCATACACCCTTGTGAAGCACAACCGaattcacacaggggagaagccattcacatgctgtgaatgtgggaagggattcactgactcatcccaccttgtgaagcactgccgaattcacactggggagaagccgttcacgtgctgtgaatgtgggaaggggttcactgcATCATCCAACCTGGTGAGGCATagccgaattcacactggggagaaaccgttcacctgcttagattgtggaaagggattcactcggtcatcaggCTTGAAAgtccatcagcgagttcacactgggcgaTGCCAGTCACCTGTTCtgattgtgggaatgaattcGCTCAGATATCTCAACTGA